Genomic window (Streptomyces cadmiisoli):
TCGGCGATGAGTACGCGGATGGCGCCGCTCGTCATGGCGTTCCTTCTCCTGGCGCGTCGGTGGGTGGGGGTTCGGCGGGGGCGGCGGAGTCGCCCATGTGATCGCGGCGGTCAGGGCCGTCGGAGCGGTCGGAGTGGTCGGAGCGGTCCGGGCCGTCGGAGCGCTCGGAGTGATGAGGGCCGTCGAAGCGCTCGGAGCGATGGGGACCGTCGGGGTGGTCGGGGCCGTCGGAATTCCGCTGGACGGCGGGAGTCTCGGAGGAATCCGGGGACTCATCCGGGCATGCCACGAGCAGGGCGTCCGGCTCCGAGCCAGGGGGCGGGAAGTGCAGCTCCGGTACGGGGTGCCGGGCATCGGCAGTGGTGCCGTCGCCCGCTCTCCGAAAGCCTTCCGGCGGTCGGCGGCCGTCTCGTGGGAGGAACGCCGACACCGCGAAGCCGCCGTGCAGGGTTCTGGCCGCCGTGACGTGGCCGCCGAGCATGCCCGCGCGTTCGCGCATGCCGAGCAGGCCGTGGCCGGCGCCGGGCGAGGGCTGGACCGGGTGCCGGGGACGGGAGTTGATCACCCCGAGGTACAGGCCCTCGGTGAAGTGGGTGAGCTCGACCCGTACATCGGAGCCCGGAGCGTGCCGCAGGGCGTTGCTCAGAGCTTCCTGGACTATCCGGTACGCCGACAGCTCGACACCCGGCGAATAGGGCGGCTCGGGCTCGCCGCGGATGTCGGTGACGACGTGCAGTCCGGCGGCGCGGGTGTTCTCGATGAGGGCGTCGAGCCGGTCGAGCGTGGGCTGCGGGGCGTTGGGGGCGAAGCCGGTGCCGGCCGCGCCCAGCCCGTAGGGGTCCTCGGGGTTCTCGGAGCGCAGGACGCCGAGGACGCGGCGCAGTTCGGTGAGGGCGTCCAGCGCGTTCTGCCGGATACCCGCGAGGTTGTCCTTCAACTCCTCGGGCGGGTCCTTCACCAGGTGCGGGGCGACCTGGGCCTGGATGGAGATCACCGACATGTGGTGCGCGACCACGTCGTGCAGTTCGCGCGCGATCCGGTTGCGCTCCTCCAGCAGCGTGCGGCGGGCGCGTTCGTCCGCGGTGATGCCGGCCTGCTCCACGAGTTGGTTCCTGGCAACCCTGCGGCCCCTGATCGCGGTACCGAGCAGGACGACACCGGTGAACAGCGCCACGGCGAGTGTGCCCGTCGGCGTGTACTCGGCGGCCCCGACGACCCCCTGGAGCACCCAGGTCACCAGAGCCGTCAGGGCCAGCGCGGTGGCGGACGCGCGGGTGGGCACGCGCAGCGCGAGCAGGAACAGCACCGCGCAGTGCGCGATCATGCTGGTCACGCCCCACGGCCACTCCGGTTCGGTCGGGAGGTCACCGGCGAGCAGATGCATCCGGCCGCCCATCGCCGCGACGGCCGTGACCCACAGGGACAGCCACCAGGCGGGAACCGGCCACCACGCCGCCAGCGCCACCGCCAGGCCCTGGCCCGCCGCGCAGAGCAGACCGAAGTCCGTACCCAGTCCGTAGCCGGTGGCCATCTGCTCCGCGTTGACGAGCAGACTTCCGACGCCGCCGAGGACGAACAGGCTGTGCGGCAGCCAGCGCAGCCACACCGACGGCGGCATGGGATCGGGCGTGGTGGTCCACAACTCGTCGCGCAGTCCGCGCAGCCAGTGCGGGACGCCGCGCGTCAGAAAGCGGCGGAGCGTGGTTCGGTCCGTGGATCCCGGTGAACCCACCGCCCCTCGCCGCCACTTCGGCTCCTCCGGTGCGCCCCTGCCCTTCATGCCGCTCACCCTAGACAGAGGGTGTCGCCGGCCGGGCACGGTGCGGCTCCTCGGTGGTGGGGTGATCGGGACGGCCACGGTTCAGACGGATCACCCGGGAGCGGGTGGCTCGTCCGGTTCGAGTGCCGCGTACGGAGCGCGTGCCGCGTACGGGTCGAGTCGCTCTTCCGGGTCGGGCGGGGTCCGGTCCGCGGGAGCGGAACGCTCCCTGGCACAGCACGAGGGCGAGTACGAAGACCGGGAGCCAGACGAGGCGGGCCGCGACCCAGGTCAGGTCGTCGGGGAGGGTGTGCAGGCCGGGCAGGCGGCCGGCGAGCAGTCCCGTCGCCGTGGTCGCCATCAGGGCGGTCTGGTGCCACAGGAACACCGTCATCGCGGAGAGGTTGAGCAGGGCGACCGCGGCCCAGGCCGACGGCCGGCACATCACCCGGCGCAGCCGCTCGCGCAGCAGCAGGGCGAGACCGCACTGGGCCAGCCCGAAGGCGACGGCTGCCAGGGTCGGCGGGTTGAGGTTGGAGACCGCTTCGCCCGGCACTCCGACCATCGACGCGGGATACCCGGCCCAGGCCACCAGCACCACGGCCGCCCCCGCCCCGCCGACCAGCAGGATCCACCCGGCCCGGCGACGCTCCAGCTCGCCCCGGGTCCAGGCCGCGCCCAGGGTGTACGGCACGAGCCAGCCCGCGACCACGTTCACCCAGCCCAGCCAGGAGGGGCCGCCGAAGCCGAAGCGCACCAGGTCCACATGGAGCACGACGGCCAGTGGCCAGAGCGGATTGACCCGGGTGAGCAGCGGCGTCGCGGCGGTCAGCGCGGCGAGCACCAGCAGGAACCACAAGGGCGACAGGGCGAGCTTCACCAGGGTGCGCACGGTGGTGAACTCGGCCTCCGTGAGCAGGAGCCCGACCGTGGCCGACGCCCACAGGGCGATGACCGCGGCCACCGGCACGAAGAGTCTGGCGAGCCGATCGGCCAGCCACCGGCCGTACGTCGTACCGCGTGCTCGCGCCGAGGCGTGGCTCCGGGTGGCTACGTGCCCACCCACCAGGAAGAACACGGCGAGAGTCTGGAAGACCCAGGAGATCGGGGCGAGCCACGGCATGTACCGCAACGGGCTGGACGCGCGCAGCACGCCGCCGTCCGCCACCAGCGCGGTCACCAGCCAGTGGCCGAGCACCACGCCGAGGATCGCGAAGGCCCGCAGGGCGTCGACCGCGCGGTCCCGGTCGACGGGCGTGGCCGAGTCGATCCGGTCGGCGGCCGAGCCGATCCGGTCGGCTCCCTTCCGCACGACGTGCAGCACGACATCGGGCGGCCCGGCTAGTGGCGGGCGTGCAATGGGGTCAGCCACGGGTCACCTCCGAGGTGTCGCCGAGGACGATCCGGGCGAGGTTGGTCAGCGAGACGGAGCCCGGTGAGAAGTAGTCGCTGTGCCCGCCGTCGCCGGCCGCGAAGACCCGCGCGCCGAAGGCCGGTGACACCGGATCGGTACCGAAGCCGACCTTCGTTCCGAAGAAGTCGGCGCTGACGTGCGGGACGTGGGCGATCCAGTCGTCGGTGCCGCGTGCCGCCCAGACACGGGCGGTGGTGCGCAGGGCCGCCGCCGATCGCGCACCCGTGCCGGGGCTGCCGATCAGGGCGATGTCGTCGATGTCGTCCACGGCGGCGGCGGACGCGGCGCCCGCGCAGACCACCGAGCCGTAGGAGTGGCACACCAGCGTGACGCGGGTGCCCGGGCCCGCGATGGTGTGCAGCCCGCGGATGAACCGCCTGAGGTCGGGCGCGGCGCGGTCGGCTTCGGTCGTGGTGAGGGCGGTGGTGCTGACGGTGCCCGGTGTCTCGTACCCGAGCCAGGCGACCACGGCCGTGCGGATGCCGTCGGCGGCCTCGCGGGCGAGCCGTTCGTGCAGGGCGGCGGCCGCCGCGCGGAAACGGGCGTACGTGTCGAGGCCGGTGTCGGAGCCCGGGACGAGGACAGCGACGCGCTCGGCGCGGGCGAGGTCGCCGAGGACCTCGGTGACGCGGCCCGTGCCACCGCCGTCGAAGGCGAGCAGGGTGCGGGAGGGTTCGGCCATCGCGCGGTCGGCGGCGGCGCGGCGGTGATGGCCGTGGGCCTCGGCCGTCCGCGCCGCTTCCGCCGCGTTGGCCCGGTTGGCGGCGTACGCCTCGTCGAGGGTGGATGCCGTCAGCGGGGCGAGGCGTGCGGGCGCCGGGGCCGGGATCCGGGGCTGGGCAGCGGCGGACAGCGGGAGCACCACCGCGGCGGTGACGAGCAGGGCGAGGAACGGCCGACGCCACCGCCCGCGCCGACGACCCGACGGGCGCATCCACTGAACCGCAGCCGCACCTCGACCGCCGGCCGCACCCCCGCAGAAGGCCCCAGCCACCCGCCCGCCCTCAGCCGCACCCCCGGCGACACCCGCAGCCACGCACCGAGCCCCAGCCCCAACGCCCGACTCAGCCCTAGCCCCCGCCCCAGCCCCCGCCCGAGCAGCCCCAAAGCCCATGGTCCGTCCCCCAGTCCGCCCGTCCATCGGGCCCTTCCGGACTGGAAGTTACGGATCGGCGCTCGTCACTCGCGTCCCGCCAGGGAGCTCACCTGCGCCGTAGCTCCGAGGTATTACGGGTACGACCACCCACCGCAACACGACCACTCACCACAGGCCGCGCCTGCGCCACGCACCTTCGCCTTCACCTTCACCTTCATCTTCGCCTTCACCACGCCAGCTGCGCGATCTCCTCCGCCACCACGGCGCACGCGTCGGCCGCCGGGTCGATCAACGGGAAGTGGCCGACGTCCTCCAGCAGGGTCAGGCCGACGACCTCGCCCGCCTTCGCCGCAGCGTCCGCGTACGACTCGGCGACCGCCTGCGGGACGTCCTCATCGGCGCGGCCCTGGACCAGCGTGGTCGCGATGCCCGTGGGCAGCAGGAGCGCCGGATCGGCGAACGGCCGGCGCTCGGCGAACTCCCCGCCGGAACCGGTCCCGGACAGCAGTTGCCGTACCGCCCCGCCGCAGACCTCCAGCTTGTCGGCCACCGCGAGGTCGGCGATCGGCGCGAGCGCGACCACGCCGCGCAGCGGTGCCGGCCGGTCGGTCCGCCACGGCGAGCCGGCCGGCAGTACGTGCCGGGCCGCCGCCCACAGCGCCAGGTGGCCGCCCGCCGAGTGGCCCGTGATCACCGTGCGGCGCGGGTCCGCCTGCGGCAGGACCTCCCTCAGGAGCGCGGGGAGGGCGTCGAGCGCGGCGGCGACATCATCGAACGTTTCCGGCCACCTCCCGGCGATCGGACCCGTCCCGCCCGGAGCCGATCCGGAACCCGTCTCCGCCTCCCCGGGAGCCCCGGGAGCCTCCCCCGGGCCCGGCACTGCCGCCCCGCGCCGGTACTCGACACTGGCCACGGCGAACCCGCGCCGGGCCAGGAAGCTCGCGAAGGGGCTGATGTGCCGGCGGTCGTAGGGCGCACGCCAGGCGCCGCCGTGCAGGACCACCACGAGCGGGGCTGACGCCGGCCCGGCGGGCTCGGCGCCGCACGGGGCGTAGAAGTCGATCACCTGGTCGGGGTGGTCGCCGTACGCGGCGGTGGAGTCCGGGTCGACGGGCGCGTGCGAGAAGGCCGACTCCTCTTCCGCGGCGGCACGGGCGGCCGCGTCCCTGGCAGGGACGTTCTCCGGTTCTGCGGCGTCCGGCATGCTCCAACCTTTCTGCTACGAAACGGATTTGGCGGACCAGGTGCGAAATTCGGCCGTTGGCGGGGACGGTATCAGCACGGTGACATGGGCCAACATGGGGATGTCACGCTCGGTGAGGGGTAAACGGTTCTGCAGTTTCGTTACGCTCACGGGGTACCCGGCGGGTGGCTCGTACGGGAGTCCCCGGCCTCGGTGAGGAGCCCGCCATGCCCGTGGAACCCGGCACCGTGCGTCCCGGCGGTCGCACCGCACGCGTGCGTGCGGCCGTGCTGCGGGCGGCCGAAGACGTGCTGGCCGAGCGGGGGTTCGCCCGTCTCGACCTCGCGGATGTCGCCCGCCGGGCGGAGGTCGGCAAGACCACCGTGTACCGGCGGTGGGGGTCCGTGACGGGGCTGGTGGCGGATCTGCTGGCGGACATGGCCGAGCGGCCGCTGCCGCGACAGGACACCGGAACCGTGCTGGGGGACCTGCGGGCCGAGGCGCTGCTGGTGCAGCGGACGCTGGCGGATCCTCGGCAGGAGGCGCTGCTCCGGGCGGTGATCGCGGCGGCCGCGTGCGACGAGCGGACGGCCGCGGCGCTGCGGCACCTCCACGACGTACGGGTGGCGGAGTGGGCGCCGTGCGTCGAACAGGGGCTGGCCCGCGGTGAGTTGCCGCGGGGGACGGACCCGCACGCGGTGGTGCGGGCCGTGTCGGCGCCGCTCTGCTACGGAGTGCTGACGAGCGGCCTGGTCCCCGACGTCCCCGCCGCGGAGCGCGCGGCGCAAGCCGCGTACACGGCCGCCGCGGCGGGGGTGTACGTCGTCGAGTGAGGCCCGCCCGACGGCCCCGCCCCACCCGGACAAGGCCACCGGCACCCCACCAAAGGGGAGGGCACCGGCCCCCGGAGGAACCGGCACCCACCCAAGCGGACCCCGCCGCCGTTACCCCTCCAGCACCTCCGCCAGCACTCGCGCCGCCCGCTGCACATCCGTGAAGCCCATGTACAGCGGCGTGAAGCCGAAGCGCAGGACGTCGGGGTGGCGGAAGTCGCCGACCACACCGCGCTCGATCAGGCGCTCCATCACCTCTCCCGCGTCCGCGCAGCGCAGCGCCACCTGGCTGCCGCGTTCCTCGTGCGCGACCGGTGTCAGTGACTCGACGCGGCCCTCGGGGACGTACTCCCGCACGCACTCCAGGAAGAAGTCCGTCAGCGCGAGGGACTTGGCCCGCACCGCCTCGACGCGAACGCCGTCCCACACCTCCAGCGCGGCCTCCAGGGCGAGCATCGACAGGATGTCGGGGGTGCCCACGCGCCCGCGTACCGCGCCGGTGCCCGGCTCGTACTCGCTGCGCATGCCGAACGGCTCGGCGTGCGAGTTCCAGCCCGGCAGG
Coding sequences:
- a CDS encoding acyltransferase family protein, coding for MLHVVRKGADRIGSAADRIDSATPVDRDRAVDALRAFAILGVVLGHWLVTALVADGGVLRASSPLRYMPWLAPISWVFQTLAVFFLVGGHVATRSHASARARGTTYGRWLADRLARLFVPVAAVIALWASATVGLLLTEAEFTTVRTLVKLALSPLWFLLVLAALTAATPLLTRVNPLWPLAVVLHVDLVRFGFGGPSWLGWVNVVAGWLVPYTLGAAWTRGELERRRAGWILLVGGAGAAVVLVAWAGYPASMVGVPGEAVSNLNPPTLAAVAFGLAQCGLALLLRERLRRVMCRPSAWAAVALLNLSAMTVFLWHQTALMATTATGLLAGRLPGLHTLPDDLTWVAARLVWLPVFVLALVLCQGAFRSRGPDPARPGRATRPVRGTRSVRGTRTGRATRSRVIRLNRGRPDHPTTEEPHRARPATPSV
- a CDS encoding TetR/AcrR family transcriptional regulator, which gives rise to MPVEPGTVRPGGRTARVRAAVLRAAEDVLAERGFARLDLADVARRAEVGKTTVYRRWGSVTGLVADLLADMAERPLPRQDTGTVLGDLRAEALLVQRTLADPRQEALLRAVIAAAACDERTAAALRHLHDVRVAEWAPCVEQGLARGELPRGTDPHAVVRAVSAPLCYGVLTSGLVPDVPAAERAAQAAYTAAAAGVYVVE
- a CDS encoding alpha/beta hydrolase family protein, which produces MPDAAEPENVPARDAAARAAAEEESAFSHAPVDPDSTAAYGDHPDQVIDFYAPCGAEPAGPASAPLVVVLHGGAWRAPYDRRHISPFASFLARRGFAVASVEYRRGAAVPGPGEAPGAPGEAETGSGSAPGGTGPIAGRWPETFDDVAAALDALPALLREVLPQADPRRTVITGHSAGGHLALWAAARHVLPAGSPWRTDRPAPLRGVVALAPIADLAVADKLEVCGGAVRQLLSGTGSGGEFAERRPFADPALLLPTGIATTLVQGRADEDVPQAVAESYADAAAKAGEVVGLTLLEDVGHFPLIDPAADACAVVAEEIAQLAW
- a CDS encoding alpha/beta hydrolase translates to MRPSGRRRGRWRRPFLALLVTAAVVLPLSAAAQPRIPAPAPARLAPLTASTLDEAYAANRANAAEAARTAEAHGHHRRAAADRAMAEPSRTLLAFDGGGTGRVTEVLGDLARAERVAVLVPGSDTGLDTYARFRAAAAALHERLAREAADGIRTAVVAWLGYETPGTVSTTALTTTEADRAAPDLRRFIRGLHTIAGPGTRVTLVCHSYGSVVCAGAASAAAVDDIDDIALIGSPGTGARSAAALRTTARVWAARGTDDWIAHVPHVSADFFGTKVGFGTDPVSPAFGARVFAAGDGGHSDYFSPGSVSLTNLARIVLGDTSEVTRG